A part of Procambarus clarkii isolate CNS0578487 chromosome 21, FALCON_Pclarkii_2.0, whole genome shotgun sequence genomic DNA contains:
- the LOC138367146 gene encoding nascent polypeptide-associated complex subunit alpha, muscle-specific form-like — MSEWCDRRAAQRDFRAGSQVIVVLPADTSHHTRLSKPEFLPAEHSCPDVNVPWWAPVLQFIIRGTHLPAATHRADTPEVEARGQQAGMPAAVTYQFPLDLGDATSLTPPRCATRRSHSNGTSLLSVLDSPIGCTFRTIGPRRLGHFPINGIPYPSPSGIPHPTSNDIPHPSQNGIPHPAPNGISPPTSYGIPHPVPNGIPSPTPNGISHPSPYGISHPTRNGISHPTPNGILHSVISGIPHPVPNGIPHPVLYGIPHPVLKGLLHPVPKGIPHPVLNGLRHPIQNDIPHPVLNGIPHPAPKGIPHPVPNGIPHSVPNGLPRPVPNGIPHPVLNGIPHPAPKGIPHPAPNGIPHPVPNGIPHPVLNGIPHPTPNGIPYAVPNGIPYAVPNGIPHPTPNGIPHPTPNGIPHYVSNGIPHPTPNGIPLPTPNGIPHPIPNGIPHPVPNGIPHPSPNGIPHPTPNGITHPVPNGIPHPTPNGIPHPTPNGIPHPVPNGIPHPTPNGIPHPVPNEIPHPTPNGIPHPIPNGIPHSVPNGIPHPTPNGIPHPTPNGIPHPTPNGILHPTQNDIPHLRPNGIPHSMPNGIPHPAPNGIPHPTPNGIPHPVPDDIPHPIPNGIPYSLLYGIPHSVLNGIPHPPINGIPHPPINDIPHPVPNGIPHPPINGIPHPAPNGIHHPTPNGIPHPEINGIPHTALYGIPHPAPNSIPHPVPNYIPHPVPNSIPHPAPNGIPHPVLNGIPHPAPKGIPHPVPNGIPHSVPNGLPRPVPNGIPHPVLNGIPHPAPKGIPHPAPNGIPHPVPNGIPHPVLNGIPHPTPNGIPYAVPNGIPHPTPNGIPHPTPNGIPHYVSNGIPHPTPNGIPLPTPNGIPHPIPNGIPHPVPNGIPHPSPNGIPHPTPNGITHPVPNGIPHPTPNGIPHPTTNGIPHPTPNGIPHPTPNGIPHPVPNEIPHPTPNGIPHPIPNGIPHSVPNGIPHPTPNGIPHPTPNGIPHPTPNGILHPTQNDIPHLRPNGIPHSMPNGIPHPAPNGIPHPTPNGIPHPVPDDIPHPIPNGIPYSLLYGIPHSVLNGIPHPPINGIPHPPINDIPHPVPNGIPHPPINGIPHPAPNGIHHPTPNGIPHPEINGIPHTALYGIPHPAPNSIPHPVPNYIPHPVPNSIPHPAPNGIPHPVPNGIPHPAPKGIPHPVPNGIPHPIPNGIPYPAPNGIPHPVPNGIPHPVPNGIPHPLPNDIPHPLPNGIPHPTPNGILNPTPIDIPHPAPNGIPHPTPIGIPHPAPIGIPHPAPNCIPHLTPIGIPPPAPIGIPHPAPIGIPHPAPNGIPHPVPKCIPHPVPKCIPHPVPKCIPHSAPNGIPHPVPNGIPHPAPNGLPHPVQKRIPHPPPNCIPHPLPNGISHPTPNGIPHPVPNGIPHPTPNGIPHVTPTGIPLPTPNGIPHPTPNDIPHPTPNGITHHVPNGIPCHTK, encoded by the coding sequence ACGATTAGGTCATTTTCCGATAAATGGTATACCTTATCCCTCACCAAGTGGTATACCTCATCCTACATCAAATGACATACCTCATCCCTCACAAAATGGTATACCTCATCCCGCACCAAATGGTATTTCTCCTCCCACATCATATGGTATACCTCATCCTGTACCAAATGGTATACCTTCTCCCACACCAAATGGTATATCTCATCCCTCACCATATGGTATATCTCATCCCACACGAAATGGTATATCTCATCCCACACCAAATGGAATACTTCATTCTGTAATAAGTGGTATACCTCATCCTGTACCAAATGGTATACCTCATCCTGTACTATATGGTATACCTCATCCTGTACTAAAAGGTTTACTTCATCCTGTACCAAAAGGTATACCTCATCCTGTACTAAATGGTTTACGTCATCCTATACAAAATGACATACCTCATCCTGTACTAAATGGTATACCTCATCCCGCACCAAAAGGTATACCTCATCCTGTACCAAATGGTATACCTCATTCTGTACCAAATGGTTTACCTCGTCCTGTACCAAATGGTATACCTCATCCTGTACTAAATGGTATACCTCATCCCGCACCAAAAGGTATACCTCATCCCGCACCAAATGGTATACCTCATCCTGTACCAAATGGTATACCCCATCCTGTACTAAATGGTATACCTCATCCCACACCAAATGGTATACCTTATGCTGTACCAAATGGTATACCTTATGCTGTACCAAATGGTATACCTCATCCTACACCAAATGGTATACCTCATCCTACACCAAATGGTATACCTCATTATGTATCAAATGGTATACCTCATCCCACACCAAATGGTATACCTCTTCCTACACCAAATGGTATACCTCATCCCATACCAAATGGTATACCTCATCCTGTACCAAATGGTATACCTCATCCCTCACCAAATGGTATACCTCATCCCACACCAAATGGTATTACTCATCCTGTACCAAATGGTATACCTCATCCCACACCAAATGGTATACCTCATCCCACACCAAATGGTATACCTCATCCTGTACCAAATGGTATACCTCATCCCACACCAAATGGTATACCTCATCCTGTACCAAATGAAATACCTCATCCCACACCAAATGGTATACCTCATCCCATACCAAATGGTATACCTCATTCTGTACCAAATGGTATACCTCATCCCACACCAAATGGTATACCTCATCCTACACCAAATGGTATACCTCATCCCACACCAAATGGTATACTTCATCCCACACAAAATGATATACCTCATCTCAGACCAAATGGCATACCTCATTCAATGCCAAATGGTATACCTCATCCTGCACCAAATGGTATACCTCATCCTACACCAAATGGTATACCTCATCCCGTACCAGATGATATACCTCATCCCATACCAAATGGTATACCTTATTCTTTACTATATGGTATACCTCATTCTGTTCTAAATGGTATACCTCATCCCCCAATAAATGGTATACCTCATCCCCCAATAAATGATATACCTCATCCTGTACCAAATGGTATACCTCATCCCCCAATAAATGGTATACCTCATCCTGCACCAAATGGTATACATCATCCCACTCCAAATGGTATACCTCATCCTGAAATAAATGGTATACCTCATACTGCACTATATGGTATACCTCATCCTGCTCCAAATAGTATTCCTCATCCTGTACCAAATTATATACCTCATCCTGTACCAAATAGTATACCTCATCCCGCACCAAATGGTATACCTCATCCTGTACTAAATGGTATACCTCATCCCGCACCAAAAGGTATACCTCATCCTGTACCAAATGGTATACCTCATTCTGTACCAAATGGTTTACCTCGTCCTGTACCAAATGGTATACCTCATCCTGTACTAAATGGTATACCTCATCCCGCACCAAAAGGTATACCTCATCCCGCACCAAATGGTATACCTCATCCTGTACCAAATGGTATACCCCATCCTGTACTAAATGGTATACCTCATCCCACACCAAATGGTATACCTTATGCTGTACCAAATGGTATACCTCATCCTACGCCAAATGGTATACCTCATCCTACACCAAATGGTATACCTCATTATGTATCAAATGGTATACCTCATCCCACACCAAATGGTATACCTCTTCCTACACCAAATGGTATACCTCATCCCATACCAAATGGTATACCTCATCCTGTACCAAATGGTATACCTCATCCCTCACCAAATGGTATACCTCATCCCACACCAAATGGTATTACTCATCCTGTACCAAATGGTATACCTCATCCCACACCAAATGGTATACCTCATCCCACAACAAATGGTATACCTCATCCCACACCAAATGGTATACCTCATCCCACACCAAATGGTATACCTCATCCTGTACCAAATGAAATACCTCATCCCACACCAAATGGTATACCTCATCCCATACCAAATGGTATACCTCATTCTGTACCAAATGGTATACCTCATCCCACACCAAATGGTATACCTCATCCTACACCAAATGGTATACCTCATCCCACACCAAATGGTATACTTCATCCCACACAAAATGATATACCTCATCTCAGACCAAATGGCATACCTCATTCAATGCCAAATGGTATACCTCATCCTGCACCAAATGGTATACCTCATCCTACACCAAATGGTATACCTCATCCCGTACCAGATGATATACCTCATCCCATACCAAATGGTATACCTTATTCTTTACTATATGGTATACCTCATTCTGTTCTAAATGGTATACCTCATCCCCCAATAAATGGTATACCTCATCCCCCAATAAATGATATACCTCATCCTGTACCAAATGGTATACCTCATCCCCCAATAAATGGTATACCTCATCCTGCACCAAATGGTATACATCATCCCACTCCAAATGGTATACCTCATCCTGAAATAAATGGTATACCTCATACTGCACTATATGGTATACCTCATCCTGCTCCAAATAGTATTCCTCATCCTGTACCAAATTATATACCTCATCCTGTACCAAATAGTATACCTCATCCCGCACCAAATGGTATACCTCATCCTGTACCAAATGGTATACCTCATCCCGCACCAAAAGGTATACCTCATCCTGTACCAAATGGTATACCTCATCCCATACCAAATGGTATACCTTATCCCGCACCAAATGGTATACCTCATCCTGTACCAAATGGTATACCTCATCCTGTACCAAATGGTATACCTCATCCTTTACCAAATGATATTCCTCATCCTTTACCAAATGGTATACCTCATCCCACACCAAATGGTATACTTAATCCCACACCAATTGATATACCTCATCCAGCACCAAATGGTATACCTCATCCCACACCAATTGGTATACCTCATCCAGCACCAATTGGTATACCTCATCCCGCACCAAATTGTATACCTCATCTCACACCAATTGGTATACCTCCTCCCGCACCAATTGGTATACCTCATCCCGCACCAATTGGTATACCTCATCCAGCACCAAATGGTATACCTCATCCTGTACCAAAATGTATTCCTCATCCTGTACCAAAATGTATTCCTCATCCTGTACCAAAATGTATACCTCATTCTGCACCAAATGGTATACCTCATCCCGTACCAAATGGTATACCTCATCCCGCACCAAATGGTTTACCTCATCCTGTACAAAAACGTATACCTCATCCCCCACCAAATTGTATACCTCATCCTCTACCAAATGGTATATCTCATCCCACACCAAATGGTATACCTCATCCTGTACCAAATGGTATACCTCATCCCACACCAAATGGCATACCACATGTCACACCAACTGGTATACCTCTTCCCACACCAAATGGTATACCTCATCCCACACCAAATGATATACCTCATCCCACACCAAACGGTATAACTCATCATGTACCAAATGGTATACCTTGTCACACCAAATAG